A window from Micromonospora terminaliae encodes these proteins:
- the proS gene encoding proline--tRNA ligase, with protein MARVLTPRAEDFPRWYQDLIAKAKLADNGPVRGTMVIRPAGYAIWERMQAEMDARIKAAGAENAYFPLFIPESYLKREAEHVEGFSPELAVVTHGGGKQLAEPVVVRPTSETVIGEFMAKWIDSYRDLPLLLNQWANVVRWELRPRIFLRTSEFLWQEGHTAHATREDARAYARRILHEAYEDLMVNVLGIPVVVGLKTARERFAGATATYTCEGMMGDGKALQLGTSHELGQNFAKAFDISYSSAEGGREHAWTTSWGTSTRMLGGLIMCHGDDNGLRVPPKLAPVQAYVMVVKDGDGVGEAAAKLRDALRDAGVRVALDDRTDTAFGRRAVDAELRGYPVRVEVGPRDLAAGNAVVVRRTDGSKAPVPVADVVGAVLAALEADQQALHDQALAFRRSRTVEVGTLAEAIEAAATGWAKVPWSAVGVEGEAEANGQGVTVRCLLRADGSVPDSEDEPDLVAVLARAY; from the coding sequence ATGGCACGCGTGCTCACTCCCCGTGCGGAGGACTTTCCCCGCTGGTACCAGGACCTGATCGCCAAGGCGAAGCTGGCCGACAACGGCCCGGTGCGGGGCACCATGGTCATCCGACCGGCGGGCTACGCCATCTGGGAGCGGATGCAGGCCGAGATGGACGCCCGGATCAAGGCGGCCGGCGCGGAGAACGCGTACTTCCCGCTCTTCATCCCCGAGAGCTACCTCAAGCGCGAGGCCGAGCACGTCGAGGGCTTCTCGCCGGAGCTGGCGGTGGTCACCCACGGTGGTGGCAAGCAGCTCGCCGAGCCGGTGGTGGTGCGCCCCACCAGCGAGACGGTGATCGGCGAGTTCATGGCCAAGTGGATCGACTCCTACCGGGACCTGCCGCTGCTGCTCAACCAGTGGGCCAACGTGGTCCGCTGGGAGCTGCGTCCCCGGATCTTCCTGCGTACCAGCGAGTTCCTCTGGCAGGAGGGGCACACCGCGCACGCGACCCGCGAGGACGCCCGGGCCTACGCGCGCCGGATCCTGCACGAGGCGTACGAGGACCTCATGGTCAACGTGCTCGGCATCCCGGTGGTGGTCGGCCTGAAGACCGCCCGCGAGCGCTTCGCCGGCGCGACCGCCACCTACACCTGCGAAGGCATGATGGGCGACGGCAAGGCGCTCCAGCTGGGCACCAGCCACGAGCTGGGCCAGAACTTCGCCAAGGCGTTCGACATCAGCTACTCCTCCGCCGAGGGCGGCCGGGAGCACGCCTGGACGACCTCCTGGGGCACTTCGACCCGGATGCTCGGCGGCCTGATCATGTGCCACGGCGACGACAACGGCCTGCGGGTGCCGCCGAAGCTGGCGCCGGTCCAGGCGTACGTGATGGTCGTCAAGGACGGCGACGGTGTGGGCGAGGCGGCGGCCAAGCTCCGCGACGCCCTGCGCGACGCCGGGGTCCGGGTCGCGCTCGACGACCGGACCGACACGGCGTTCGGCCGCCGCGCGGTCGACGCCGAGCTGCGCGGCTACCCGGTGCGCGTCGAGGTCGGCCCCCGCGACCTGGCCGCCGGCAACGCGGTCGTGGTCCGGCGTACGGACGGGTCGAAGGCGCCGGTCCCGGTGGCGGACGTGGTGGGCGCGGTGCTCGCCGCGCTCGAGGCGGACCAGCAGGCGCTGCACGACCAGGCGCTGGCGTTCCGGCGGTCCCGCACGGTCGAGGTCGGCACGCTGGCCGAGGCCATCGAGGCGGCCGCCACCGGCTGGGCCAAGGTGCCGTGGTCGGCGGTC
- a CDS encoding amidohydrolase family protein has translation MALHVRGVLLPDDEVRDVWLVGDRVTFEPVPGAETVADGGFVLPGLTDAHCHIGIARGGAPITTLDQARELARTDRDAGVLAIRDAGSPYPYPELDDEPDLPRLARAGRHVAPPKRYLRDIGVEVGAAEVAATVAAQAAAGNGWVKLVGDWIDRGVGDLAPAWDAETMTAAVAAAHAAGARAAVHTFSESAVEIMVRAGVDSVEHGTGLSLDLIDLMARQGTALVPTMINIRTFGHIAEQARGKFPGYADHMLALRDRFPEVVRAAHEAGVPIYVGTDAGGGIDHGLAAEEMLLLHEQAGMSAEDVLAAASWRAREWLGFPGLVEGGLADLTVYSEDPRRDLRVVRTPSRIILRGRVLPSPR, from the coding sequence ATGGCTCTGCATGTGCGCGGTGTGCTCCTGCCCGACGACGAGGTCCGGGACGTGTGGCTGGTCGGCGACCGGGTCACCTTCGAACCGGTGCCCGGCGCCGAGACGGTCGCCGACGGCGGTTTCGTGCTGCCCGGCCTGACCGACGCCCACTGCCACATCGGCATCGCCCGCGGCGGCGCCCCGATCACCACTCTCGACCAGGCTCGCGAGCTGGCCCGCACCGACCGGGACGCCGGCGTGCTGGCCATCCGCGACGCCGGCTCCCCATACCCGTACCCGGAACTCGACGACGAGCCGGACCTGCCGCGACTGGCCCGCGCCGGCCGGCACGTCGCCCCGCCGAAGCGCTACCTGCGTGACATCGGGGTCGAGGTCGGCGCGGCCGAGGTGGCCGCGACGGTGGCCGCGCAGGCGGCCGCCGGCAACGGCTGGGTGAAGCTGGTCGGCGACTGGATCGACCGCGGGGTGGGCGACCTGGCGCCGGCCTGGGACGCCGAGACGATGACCGCGGCGGTCGCCGCCGCGCACGCCGCGGGGGCACGCGCGGCCGTGCACACCTTCTCCGAGTCGGCCGTGGAGATCATGGTGCGGGCCGGGGTGGACTCGGTGGAGCACGGCACCGGCCTCAGCCTCGACCTCATCGACCTGATGGCCCGGCAGGGCACCGCGCTGGTTCCCACCATGATCAATATCCGGACCTTCGGCCACATCGCGGAGCAGGCCCGCGGGAAGTTCCCCGGGTACGCCGACCACATGCTCGCCCTGCGCGACCGCTTCCCCGAGGTGGTGCGCGCCGCGCACGAGGCGGGGGTGCCGATCTACGTGGGCACCGACGCGGGCGGCGGCATCGACCACGGGCTGGCCGCCGAGGAGATGCTGCTCCTGCACGAGCAGGCCGGCATGTCCGCCGAGGACGTGCTCGCCGCCGCCTCCTGGCGGGCCCGGGAGTGGCTCGGCTTTCCCGGCCTGGTCGAGGGCGGCCTGGCCGACCTCACCGTCTATTCCGAGGACCCCCGCCGGGACCTGCGCGTGGTCCGCACCCCGTCCCGCATCATCCTCCGCGGCCGCGTCCTCCCCTCGCCCCGTTGA
- a CDS encoding TetR family transcriptional regulator, which yields MGELPDGAAGPARDGSGSRRGTGRAEPELSNRLRDAIVAAARAQTIAAGWDGVRMGGVAQAAGVSRQTVYNEFGSKAGLAEALARREVDRFVGEVRAALDAHGGDVRAAAYAAIRHTLAAAADNPLVKAILTSARGGSDELLPYLTTRSELILAESSAALLEWAGRHLPEGDPVALAFAADTIVRLTVSHIVLPGAPVDDTADQLADLALHLFHTAATTPPPG from the coding sequence ATGGGTGAGCTTCCAGACGGCGCCGCCGGGCCGGCGCGCGACGGTTCCGGGTCGCGGCGCGGGACCGGACGCGCCGAGCCGGAGCTGTCGAACCGGCTGCGGGACGCGATCGTCGCCGCCGCCCGCGCGCAGACGATCGCCGCGGGCTGGGACGGCGTGCGGATGGGCGGGGTGGCGCAGGCCGCCGGGGTGAGCCGGCAGACCGTCTACAACGAGTTCGGCAGCAAGGCCGGCCTGGCCGAGGCGCTCGCCCGGCGCGAGGTGGACCGGTTCGTCGGCGAGGTCCGCGCGGCCCTCGACGCGCACGGCGGCGACGTGCGCGCCGCCGCGTACGCGGCCATCCGGCACACCCTCGCCGCCGCCGCGGACAACCCCCTCGTGAAGGCGATCCTGACCAGCGCCCGGGGCGGCTCCGACGAGCTGCTGCCCTACCTGACCACCCGGTCCGAGCTGATCCTGGCCGAGTCGTCCGCCGCCCTGCTGGAGTGGGCCGGCCGGCACCTGCCGGAGGGCGACCCGGTGGCCCTGGCGTTCGCCGCCGACACCATCGTCCGCCTGACGGTCAGCCACATCGTCCTGCCCGGGGCGCCCGTCGACGACACCGCCGACCAGCTCGCCGACCTGGCCCTCCACCTCTTCCACACGGCCGCCACCACCCCACCGCCGGGTTGA